The Miltoncostaea oceani genome includes a region encoding these proteins:
- a CDS encoding ArsR/SmtB family transcription factor: MKISTGSNPGGEVCEAPRLADGGLDDLRSALPEAAALDLAETFRLLSDAGRLRLIAALLAADELCVCDLAEASGLSQTACSHNLRLLRAQRLVRYRRQGRNVYYTLDDDHIRTLLDVALQHVTHG; encoded by the coding sequence GTGAAGATATCCACAGGATCGAACCCAGGGGGCGAGGTCTGCGAGGCGCCGCGGCTCGCTGACGGCGGCCTCGATGATTTACGTTCGGCGCTTCCGGAGGCGGCCGCGCTGGATCTCGCCGAGACCTTCCGGCTGCTCTCAGATGCCGGCCGGCTGAGGTTGATCGCGGCGTTGCTCGCTGCGGACGAGCTCTGTGTCTGCGACCTGGCCGAGGCAAGCGGCCTTTCCCAGACGGCCTGCTCGCACAACCTGCGCCTGCTCCGCGCCCAACGGCTCGTCCGTTACCGCAGACAGGGCCGGAACGTCTACTACACCCTCGACGACGACCACATCCGCACGCTGCTCGACGTGGCGCTCCAGCATGTGACCCACGGGTGA
- a CDS encoding cation diffusion facilitator family transporter — protein MSADHEHTTAISASGRHKRPLLIALLLTASFLVVEVVVGFSIGSLALISDAGHMLTDVAGLGMALAAIQVAQSVRSPAATFGLYRLEVLAALANAVLLFGVAAYVLYEAWRRFEDPTDVPGAWLLVVATIGLVVNVVSFLLLRRGAAASLNVRGASLEVLSDLLGSLGVIVAAIVLMATGWPYIDPIVGVAIGLFILPRAYRLGREALRVLLQIAPSEVDVADLERRLASVAGVSGVHNLHVWTLTSGMRVASGHLDVTADADAGTVLEHATAVVRDEAGIEHVTLQIESPGFDDAKEMMI, from the coding sequence GTGAGCGCCGACCACGAGCACACGACGGCGATCAGCGCCTCGGGCCGCCACAAGCGGCCGCTCCTGATCGCGCTCCTCCTGACCGCGTCCTTCCTGGTCGTGGAGGTGGTGGTCGGTTTCTCCATCGGTTCGCTGGCGCTGATCTCCGACGCCGGACACATGCTGACCGATGTGGCGGGGCTGGGGATGGCACTGGCGGCGATCCAGGTGGCCCAGAGCGTGCGCTCGCCCGCCGCGACATTCGGTCTCTACCGGCTCGAGGTACTCGCGGCTCTTGCGAACGCCGTCCTCCTCTTCGGCGTCGCCGCCTACGTGTTGTACGAGGCATGGCGGCGCTTCGAGGATCCGACGGACGTGCCGGGCGCGTGGCTGCTCGTGGTGGCGACGATCGGTCTCGTCGTCAACGTCGTGTCGTTCCTCCTCCTCCGTCGAGGTGCTGCGGCGAGCCTGAACGTCCGTGGCGCCTCCCTGGAGGTCCTCTCCGACCTGCTCGGCTCGCTGGGCGTGATCGTCGCCGCCATCGTGCTGATGGCGACGGGTTGGCCCTACATCGATCCGATCGTCGGCGTGGCGATCGGACTGTTCATCCTGCCGCGCGCATACCGCCTCGGCCGGGAAGCCCTGCGCGTGCTGTTGCAGATCGCCCCGTCGGAGGTCGATGTCGCGGACCTCGAGCGCCGGCTCGCCTCGGTCGCGGGGGTCTCGGGCGTCCACAACCTGCACGTGTGGACGCTCACGTCCGGCATGCGCGTTGCGAGCGGCCACCTCGACGTCACCGCCGACGCCGACGCCGGAACCGTCCTGGAGCACGCCACGGCGGTCGTCAGGGACGAGGCGGGGATCGAGCACGTGACCCTGCAGATCGAGTCGCCCGGGTTCGACGATGCGAAGGAGATGATGATCTGA
- a CDS encoding copper resistance CopC/CopD family protein, with the protein MRRTTPPRRLSVAERTLATALLAMTGLLLFAATALGHATLANSTPSSDARLSAAPPAVTLTFTEPVQLLEPDDADVVDEEGTTVSKGGSIAARDARVLEMPLQPDLADGTYTVRYRIIGADSHVIPGVFVFGVGGGELAEPYLEGSPERGPSETGIWGVSSRFLQLVGLGGLLGLLAFRWLVWAPVLNRTTVLDEGERVAVLSWGRDAYWIGFGCLAVGAMLAEGYLLIVQSAGVLGVGVLPALGDANGVAQVLGGTDFGSLVQLRGAILFGVFALGTVLFLREFGASSDPKPPQAGYGRSGSAALAVLLLAVMTGVAAQGHPRVAAVPALQISAQIAHLAVVAVWISGLALLAIVFLRVPAAAPRGGPVLSAQILGRFSRVALIAVGVAVATGALRSVSELGDPAELWETGYGRSILYKLLLLCPIGFLALYNRRIITALRRVERPNRATLRRVRLLATAELGLSIAVVIIASLLVAQPPGAS; encoded by the coding sequence ATGCGCCGGACCACCCCGCCGAGGCGACTTTCGGTCGCCGAGAGGACCCTGGCGACCGCGCTCCTCGCGATGACCGGCCTCCTCCTGTTCGCCGCGACGGCCCTCGGCCACGCGACACTCGCGAACTCCACGCCCTCGAGCGACGCACGCCTGTCCGCCGCTCCGCCGGCCGTGACGCTCACCTTCACCGAGCCGGTCCAACTGCTGGAGCCTGATGACGCCGACGTCGTCGACGAGGAGGGGACGACGGTCAGCAAGGGGGGCAGCATCGCGGCGCGGGACGCCAGAGTCCTGGAGATGCCGCTCCAACCGGACCTGGCCGACGGGACGTACACCGTCCGGTACCGGATCATCGGGGCCGATTCCCACGTCATCCCGGGCGTCTTCGTCTTCGGGGTGGGTGGCGGAGAGCTCGCCGAGCCGTACCTGGAGGGGTCGCCGGAGCGAGGGCCCTCGGAGACGGGCATCTGGGGGGTCAGCTCGAGGTTCCTGCAGCTGGTGGGCCTCGGGGGGCTCCTCGGCCTCCTGGCCTTCCGGTGGCTGGTGTGGGCTCCTGTCTTGAACCGGACGACCGTCCTCGATGAGGGGGAGCGCGTCGCCGTCCTCTCCTGGGGGCGGGACGCCTACTGGATCGGCTTCGGTTGCCTCGCGGTCGGCGCGATGCTCGCCGAGGGGTACCTCTTGATCGTTCAGAGCGCCGGCGTGCTCGGCGTGGGTGTCCTGCCTGCCCTCGGGGACGCCAACGGCGTCGCCCAAGTTCTTGGCGGGACGGATTTCGGCTCCCTCGTCCAGTTGCGGGGCGCGATCCTGTTCGGGGTCTTCGCCCTCGGGACCGTGTTGTTCCTGCGGGAGTTCGGCGCATCCTCAGATCCGAAGCCGCCGCAGGCGGGGTACGGCCGTTCCGGCTCGGCGGCTCTCGCCGTCCTGTTGCTCGCGGTGATGACTGGCGTCGCCGCGCAAGGGCACCCACGGGTCGCGGCTGTGCCCGCTCTGCAGATCTCCGCGCAGATCGCCCATCTCGCGGTTGTCGCCGTCTGGATCAGCGGTCTGGCTCTGCTCGCGATTGTCTTCCTCCGGGTGCCGGCGGCCGCCCCTCGGGGCGGCCCGGTCCTCTCCGCGCAGATCCTCGGCCGCTTCTCCCGCGTCGCTCTGATCGCCGTCGGGGTGGCGGTCGCGACGGGTGCCCTGCGGTCGGTGTCCGAGCTGGGCGATCCGGCGGAGCTGTGGGAGACCGGATACGGCCGCAGCATCCTCTACAAGCTCCTGCTCCTCTGTCCCATCGGGTTCCTGGCGCTCTACAACCGCCGCATCATCACGGCCCTGCGCCGCGTGGAGCGGCCGAACCGGGCCACGCTGCGGCGTGTCCGCCTTCTGGCCACCGCCGAGCTCGGCCTGTCGATCGCGGTCGTCATCATCGCCTCCCTCCTCGTCGCGCAGCCGCCGGGGGCGTCGTGA
- a CDS encoding DUF1775 domain-containing protein: MRTGVLVLGVIALMAVGAGPAVGHVDVLPSEVAAGSAEKFTIRVPSERAEDTVAVRVSFPTQISVYSVNPAAGWTARILYRPDRRMRGVIFRGGRIGEDQFQEFEVLGTPQEAGSAVWKTTQTYSDGVVKPWTGPPEALGDAAQETGPEAPGPASATEIRVAGSEGPPAAEGDGSGSSDDYWLGLVAIGVSILAVVGVGLLWATRPARLPEDDG; the protein is encoded by the coding sequence GTGCGCACAGGGGTCCTTGTGCTCGGCGTCATCGCCCTGATGGCGGTGGGGGCGGGCCCCGCAGTCGGGCACGTCGATGTCCTTCCCTCGGAAGTGGCCGCGGGATCAGCGGAGAAGTTCACGATCCGAGTGCCGTCCGAACGCGCCGAGGACACCGTCGCGGTGAGGGTCTCGTTCCCGACGCAGATCTCCGTGTACTCCGTCAACCCCGCCGCCGGCTGGACAGCGCGGATCCTCTACCGACCCGACCGGCGCATGAGGGGCGTGATCTTCCGAGGCGGCCGCATCGGCGAGGACCAGTTCCAGGAATTCGAGGTCCTCGGCACCCCGCAGGAGGCAGGATCGGCCGTCTGGAAGACGACACAGACCTACTCCGACGGCGTCGTCAAGCCATGGACGGGACCGCCAGAGGCGCTCGGCGACGCCGCGCAGGAGACGGGTCCGGAGGCTCCCGGGCCCGCTTCAGCCACCGAGATCCGGGTGGCCGGATCGGAGGGGCCACCCGCCGCCGAGGGTGATGGCTCTGGATCCTCGGACGACTACTGGCTCGGCCTCGTCGCGATCGGCGTGTCCATCCTCGCCGTGGTGGGCGTCGGGCTGCTCTGGGCGACGCGACCCGCTCGACTCCCGGAAGACGACGGTTGA
- a CDS encoding multicopper oxidase domain-containing protein — MNEPVAAEAHRFPALVYRRFTPGWRRPWPNRQSGDNGGIPGPTIRAEVGDRVLVHFKNLDAANRWPHSMHFHAFRYAPGSDGAFIPHVSGRGGAVPYGQSFTYELLALPDSHGVWPYHDHSHFMHESIMAGMYGTIVITRPQDPKPDREFVVYFAAHGGMDTINGRAFIGNTPTFKARVGELVQWDVLTIGDLFHTFHIHGHRWMRNGIPVDSEDLGPSSTRLVRFREEEPGTWYYHCHVESHMRNGMIGLYRVTA, encoded by the coding sequence ATGAACGAGCCGGTCGCCGCGGAGGCCCACCGCTTCCCCGCCCTCGTCTACCGCCGCTTCACCCCCGGTTGGCGGCGGCCGTGGCCGAACCGCCAGAGCGGTGACAACGGTGGCATCCCGGGTCCGACGATCCGTGCAGAGGTCGGCGATCGCGTCCTCGTGCACTTCAAGAACCTGGACGCCGCCAACCGGTGGCCCCACTCGATGCACTTCCACGCGTTCCGGTACGCGCCCGGCAGTGACGGGGCGTTCATCCCCCACGTGAGCGGCCGCGGGGGGGCCGTCCCGTACGGGCAGTCGTTCACCTACGAGCTGCTCGCGTTACCCGACTCGCACGGGGTCTGGCCGTACCACGACCACTCCCACTTCATGCACGAGTCGATCATGGCCGGCATGTACGGCACGATCGTCATCACCCGGCCGCAGGACCCGAAGCCCGATCGCGAGTTCGTCGTCTACTTCGCGGCCCACGGGGGGATGGACACGATCAACGGCCGGGCGTTCATCGGCAACACGCCGACGTTCAAGGCCCGCGTCGGCGAGCTCGTGCAGTGGGACGTCCTCACCATCGGGGACCTGTTCCACACGTTCCACATCCACGGACATCGCTGGATGCGGAACGGGATCCCCGTGGACTCCGAGGACCTCGGTCCATCGAGCACCCGTCTCGTGCGGTTCCGTGAGGAGGAGCCCGGCACCTGGTACTACCATTGCCACGTCGAGTCGCACATGCGCAACGGCATGATCGGGCTCTACCGCGTCACTGCCTGA